One region of Fragaria vesca subsp. vesca linkage group LG4, FraVesHawaii_1.0, whole genome shotgun sequence genomic DNA includes:
- the LOC101306911 gene encoding uncharacterized protein LOC101306911 encodes MAEAIHLPPLVSTFDLPGCQIEFQKRHDELKKQYPYYVRKVILSADPSLNPDNYVVVAIYDICCKLAFIRAGQRDWTYLDEPYMFSDAIFYRSQIYAVGQGGKIVLLDVNSSNDPSRPPIAKRLTPFGPILHPQFPCKADKAYLVVSSNGELLHVRRFLTRKEATDQNVRIMNSFVVYKALFDDNNGSIVKQDVVESIGDDALFLGDNHSMSVLASNFPR; translated from the coding sequence ATGGCAGAGGCCATTCATTTGCCTCCATTGGTATCCACATTTGATCTCCCAGGCTGCCAAATTGAGTTCCAGAAGCGTCATGATGAGTTGAAGAAGCAGTACCCCTATTATGTCCGTAAGGTTATATTATCAGCTGACCCGTCTTTGAATCCAGATAATTATGTGGTTGTGGCAATCTACGACATTTGTTGCAAGTTGGCTTTCATTAGAGCAGGTCAAAGAGATTGGACTTACCTCGATGAACCATATATGTTTTCTGATGCTATTTTCTACAGAAGTCAAATCTATGCAGTTGGTCAAGGGGGAAAAATTGTATTATTGGATGTCAACAGCAGTAATGATCCTTCACGACCGCCAATAGCAAAACGACTTACACCTTTCGGACCAATATTACACCCTCAGTTCCCATGCAAAGCTGATAAGGCATATCTTGTTGTATCAAGCAATGGAGAATTGCTGCACGTTCGAAGGTTTTTGACACGAAAGGAAGCAACTGATCAAAATGTGAGAATAATGAACAGTTTCGTGGTGTACAAGGCGTTATTCGACGACAACAATGGTTCAATTGTGAAGCAAGATGTTGTAGAAAGCATTGGGGACGATGCTTTGTTCTTGGGTGATAATCATTCCATGTCTGTTTTGGCTTCAAATTTTCCTAGGTGA
- the LOC101306624 gene encoding uncharacterized protein LOC101306624 produces the protein MVNKSDRFASALFLLLSNVDVTHQIELFLFVLPSTTYRSRSPIRWLRSANRPERRTLIDNELWRGPSHRRRRLPVSSQHFLVKRCKVKRFESATPGFLSPVIEDSDAS, from the exons ATGGTTAATAAGTCTGATCGATTTGCTTCAG CCCTTTTTCTCCTTCTCTCTAATGTCGATGTCACCCACCAAATTGAACTCTTCCTGTTCGTCCTTCCTTCCACAACCTATCGGAGTCGTTCTCCGATTCGGTGGCTAAGAAGCGCAAATCGGCCTGAGAGGAGGACACTTATAGACAACGAGCTTTGGCGAGGGCCTTCACATCGGAGACGAAGACTGCCGGTTTCGTCTCAACACTTTCTTGTTAAACGATGTAAGGTAAAGCGCTTTGAGTCTGCCACTCCTGGTTTCTTGTCTCCGGTAATCGAAG ATTCAGACGCGAGTTGA
- the LOC101306329 gene encoding PHD finger protein At2g01810-like, which translates to MGSIFLQNIKLFLDKYAERRAFTSSVSAPNVHCVWFLCLEFYLDEKTYKIPLYVFEQDHGSSLLPPPCCDLCRGPGWGRQLSSRRNYYFLIPKDGVYVRPDEEELRFENSMKKGLLMDESSSSLFGCFHGNGYGHLIKIQRSDCEFLSGMKLIQLWGRICTKLGTRKISLRDLARKGPMDLRLLYAVARERTWFGQWGYNFCRGSFGVTKARYNEALESLRSITLEAVTESCGDDNERRKQVEKIIQFYKQNSTLEDMPETIKGLFNRMLLQIMYSPRTPQKKALADAAYSFHDGSLEIELEESEASVAKKIVDTLEKRKRQDAEGTKRIDLLEEERTNEDQFAKVLKKLDGKRVGNHIIHKGTKSKHVVYKADAVGVPGCNIFSDLIYMYQHVFVKIPGIQSSESVKSHTQAVLDTVQFVKEYTKPTIERTLICQLLKKRQDQYFEHGEILVPVQPGATFGDLKQEACRAIKETYCFCGEQHNIVVEAIQGYEESADTAVVPEELVRSRGQAVGLVLQPSDIMCLTTYQGGADALTEVDCTQCGAKEDDGEAMAFCGSCWVSQHQRCHQLADLVVTSCTNCMDHPNHDVANSNIDNISITQPSVAGPSHHQVNIDDGSLDPFPYGTNANPSGLSSTGIGSSSGHAGVRPFHNSITEIGTSSNADPSHDDFENPQQFNGDILPNRNNN; encoded by the exons ATGGGTTCAATCTTCCTTCAGAATATCAAGCTTTTCCTCGATAAATATGCAGAGAGAAGAGCCTTTACATCTAGTGTGAGTGCACCAAACGTGCATTGTGTTTGGTTCTTATGTCTGGAATTTTACTTGGATGAAAAGACGTACAAGATCCCCTTGTACGTCTTTGAACAGGATCACGGGAGCTCTCTGCTGCCGCCGCCATGCTGTGATCTTTGTCGTGGCCCAG GTTGGGGTCGTCAACTAAGTTCAAGAAGGAACTACTATTTTCTAATTCCAAAGGATGGTGTATATGTGCGACCAGACGAAGAAGAACTTCGGTTCGAGAACTCAATGAAGAAAGGCCTTCTGATGGATGAGTCCAGTAGTAGCCTATTTGGATGTTTTCATGGCAATGGATACGGCCATTTGATCAAAATCCAACGTTCCGATTGCGAGTTTCTCTCTGGCATGAAGCTGATCCAACTTTGGGGTCGAATTTGTACAAAACTCGGAACAAG AAAAATCAGTCTGCGAGACTTGGCGAGAAAGGGACCGATGGATCTCCGTCTCCTCTATGCAGTTGCTCGTGAGCGGACTTGGTTTGGTCAATGGGGATACAACTTCTGCCGTGGCAGCTTTGGAGTCACGAAAGCAAGGTACAACGAGGCTCTAGAATCTCTGAGATCGATAACACTCGAAGCGGTGACTGAAAGTTGCGGTGACGACAATGAACGGCGAAAGCAAGTGGAGAAGATAATCCAGTTTTACAAACAAAACAGTACACTTGAAGATATGCCGGAAACCATCAAGGGTCTGTTTAATCGTATGCTGCTGCAAATCATGTACTCCCCACGTACGCCGCAAAAGAAAGCACTTGCTGACGCTGCATACTCTTTTCACGATGGCTCCTTGGAAATCGAACTTGAAGAAAGTGAAGCCAGTGTGGCGAAAAAAATTGTTGATACACTTGAAAAGAGAAAGCGACAGGATGCAGAGGGGACTAAGCGCATAGACTTGCTAGAAGAGGAAAGAACTAACGAGGATCAATTTGCTAAGGTGCTGAAAAAACTCGATGGCAAGAGAGTTGGAAATCACATTATTCATAAGGGGACGAAGAGTAAACATGTGGTGTACAAAGCTGATGCTGTTGGGGTTCCTGGATGCAACATATTCAGTGATTTGATATACATGTACCAACATGTATTTGTGAAAATCCCCGGGATTCAATCATCAGAATCTGTAAAGTCGCACACCCAAGCCGTGTTAGACACGGTGCAGTTTGTGAAGGAATATACCAAGCCTACAATTGAGCGCACATTGATCTGTCAACTGCTGAAAAAGCGGCAAGATCAGTACTTTGAGCATGGTGAGATATTGGTGCCAGTGCAACCTGGTGCAACTTTTGGAGATCTGAAACAAGAAGCATGCAGGGCCATCAAGGAGACGTACTGTTTTTGTGGTGAGCAACACAATATTGTGGTGGAAGCAATCCAAGGCTACGAGGAATCAGCCGATACAGCAGTAGTTCCTGAAGAATTAGTTAGATCGAGGGGACAAGCAGTTGGTTTGGTATTACAACCTTCGGACATCATGTGCTTGACGACTTACCAAGGTGGAGCTGACGCTTTGACGGAGGTGGATTGTACTCAGTGTGGTGCAAAGGAGGATGACGGTGAGGCTATGGCGTTCTGTGGTTCTTGCTGGGTGTCGCAACATCAAAGATGCCATCAACTGGCTGACCTTGTGGTTACTTCGTGCACAAATTGCATGGATCATCCTAACCATGACGTAGCTAATTCAAATATTGACAACATCAGTATAACTCAACCTTCTGTTGCTGGTCCATCTCATCACCAGGTGAACATTGATGATGGCAGTCTTGATCCCTTCCCCTATGGCACCAATGCTAACCCTTCTGGGCTTTCCTCTACTGGTATTGGCAGCAGTAGTGGCCATGCAGGTGTGCGCCCCTTTCATAATTCTATTACGGAAATTGGGACTAGCAGCAACGCCGATCCTAGCCATGATGACTTTGAGAACCCTCAACAGTTTAATGGGGACATTCTTCCCAATCGCAACAACAATTGA